The Deltaproteobacteria bacterium genome contains the following window.
ATACGATTCTACATGTTCTTCAAGCATCTGGCACTGCTCGATGATATCTTTGGGCATTTCTTCCGTTATCAATTTGTCAATTCCATATCCGCGTCCTCCCATAATTTTCGCGTGGAAGGCCGGGACGAGCTTCGGTTTTTCGGTTGAGCGAGATCCCCTTTGGCGATAGGTGCGTATTGAGACGTTTAGGGATCAAGTTGGTGCTGATGTGATTAGGCGCTATCGTCCCCTTTCTTCCAATTTTCAATCTGTAAACCATCCACTCTTTCAAAATGGCGGACATTATCTGTGACCAGGACCAGGTTTTCTACAAGGGCAATAGCAGCTATCAAAATATCGGCGTCTTCGATCAGAGTACCTCTTTTTTTCAAATACGCATAAATCTCCGCCGCCTTTTGTATGGTTTCTTTTCTAATGGATATGAGTTCATTCTCCTCGATGAATTTGTCGAATTCTTTCAACTTTTTTCTATTTCCGAGGTCAATCAGGCCCCTCAGAATTTCGTAGTACGAGATGATATTAATGCTGAGCCAGTCAAAGGGGATCAAGATACTCAGAGACTTTCGTTAGAACGTTTAAGTCGTTTTTGAGAAAGGCAGTGATGATATTCGTATCCAACGTACATCTTTTCA
Protein-coding sequences here:
- a CDS encoding PIN domain-containing protein — protein: MIPFDWLSINIISYYEILRGLIDLGNRKKLKEFDKFIEENELISIRKETIQKAAEIYAYLKKRGTLIEDADILIAAIALVENLVLVTDNVRHFERVDGLQIENWKKGDDSA